Within the Zea mays cultivar B73 chromosome 10, Zm-B73-REFERENCE-NAM-5.0, whole genome shotgun sequence genome, the region TTTAGAAGAAGATGTTGTGCCatattgatacggttttgcaagAATCAGGGGGAGCGCATTTCTAaatttagcccttgtagaagattcgatggaATCTAGATCTAGAAGATCGAAATATGTCCTGATGACAGTTGATGCACTCTTTTTCCCttagtgagttttcttgaagtttctcacataaggttttaacgaggcaacaaagtgcaaatgcaatttgcgtcaccatgtactctttctccatatttttcccactgagtttttgggagttttaaagaggcatgtgttggtcgcggtattcgcccaagggggagtgttaagtaaccctagttagggttatgtgggcaaataccgactttgcccctgaggggtctcacatctctatataaggaacatgtacaccccTTCATAAGATAGAGATCAGAAAGATGCCAGAGGTCCAACCCTATatcacgtgtctcgtgtgtttcctctgtcgtgcttatgggaagggagacgggttctctacagcttcttgcgcctctactgctgacgggagggaagggaacgGATCtgatgatccgtggtaacgtagttctcaatagATCGGATCTATCGTGTTCGGCGGCGTTGGCCGCCCACGCTTATCTCGTGCCGCTGCCGCAGCCGGCGGCGGATCTACAATGTTACCTGCTGGGCCCGAATGCTTCGCTTTACTGGGCCGAGGTAAGATAAAATCGTGACTGGGCTAACTGCAGCCTGTTTTGCTGAACCAGACACACGTGCGAAGCGCAGAGGCTAGGCTCCACAACCAGGAAGACGGTCACGGGCTTGTTGTACGTACTGTGCCTATCTATCCATCCATCCCATCGCGCGCCACCCTACCAGCTCTTGATAGCGCAATGCAAGGCTACGCGCTACGCTATCCCACTCGTTTCTGTTTGGAGTAATCCGCTACCAGCCTATCAGATACAGCTATCTATCTGCGTCGTCGTCTGGGCCCACCTGACCTCTGCACTGGAGTGGAGTGGAGGTACACGCGGGCCATCCCCGTATTCACGGGCTATGCAATCCAACCCTTCCTACGGTCCTGCCCAGACCCTTCTCCGGAGCTGAGCTATAATGTGGCatttgtttaaaacaaatcaAAGACACACATCATTGCAAGATCCATGTTGATCGAAATTTTTAAATTTGATTAGATTCATAAAATATTAGCAACATTCGTATTTCTAAATAAGTTTATTATAAAAAACATATCGCTTAGTTATCTAATCATACTAATCATATATCAAAAACATCAATATACTTATATATATAGTCAGAGTAAAAAATATTTAATTTCTCAGAAAGCAAGAATATTATTACTATTTAtaggacggagggagtatatatatGCTAACTATAATTATTTTTTACAACTCTACCATGTTGCTTTAGTCAAACTATCTCATCCTTTACTGAATTACAAAGAAAAAAGTTATAGGAATTTATAATATCAAATAGGCATTGCTAGATGAGTGATTATTGGGTATAGTGTTATAACATACCTATGTGAATTAAGTGTCGAAACTCTTTACTGTAAGTTTAGTCTAAAATTAAATATTTTTGACTAGCTACAAAACTAGAGTTTGCAGCTTTTTAGGACGAATGTAGTGGAAAATCAGTTCATCGTAATTTTTTTTATGTCTAAGCCCAACTACTATGTTAATATTTTTTTCTCGTTGAATTATATGCGTCTCACTCTTTAGAGAGCGGATATTTTTTTTTACTTGATCTACATCCAACCGTATATATATATGCAACTCGTTGCATCAGAAACTTAGACCCTTAAATAACCCAATCTGAAATTCACACTTATAGAGATTTGAACTGGATGCTACCATCTATCTGTCATTTCATGAACGATGAAGTTATTAGGTGCATGTGCCTCGTGTGCTAAGCAGAGCTCCGACCTAAATGATTGTAGTCACTCGACATAGATCTAAGATTTCAAATATATACTATACTTCTCATTTGGAAAAGGAAAAAAAATTTGCTTGTTATAGAAGTCCTAGAATCCTAATAAAAGTAGATCACGAGAGATTGACCAGATGGCTTTATTCTCACTCCGAAAGACAGGAATAAATAAGAAATCGAATAAGGTACTACAAGCTCAAGTGTTTGGTTTTACATACACAACAATGACTCTCAACACTGCCCTTTTTCCTTGGAGAAGGTGTCGGACTCTTACGAGGAAATGACCAAATACAAAAAAAAATGGGAATTCAACAAGAGACAATACATGCGAATTGAACTGACAAGTATTTGGCTGGAATGGTTCTAGGTTTTGTAGAACCGAAAGGTGCACAATGCAACTGAGACAGGAGAGATATATCAGCAGACACAATGCATGCATTCGTGCCATGCAGGGTGCGTGCATATGTAATCTCGTACGTGAACAGCTACGAGCGTGTGACCGCCGGAAGCTGCTTACGCGCACAAGTAGCCCTTGGGCACGCACTTGCCACAGTAGTTGACGAGGGCGCTGAGCTTGATGGGGACATCGATGACGACGCCGAGCACGTTGGCCTTGATGGCCGTGCAGAGGCAGACGGCGGCCTCGAAGTCCGCAAGGCCTTTGATGAGGGTACAGCATGGCTCGGCAGGCACCTTGCCAGCCTCGCCTTTGACGAGGCCGAGCACATCGGCGCACACGCCGAACTTGAGCGCGTTCAGCGGGCACTTGCCGCTGGACGAAGGGGGTGGGGTAGCAGcaggaggcggcggcggtggctcGACCGGGGGCGTTGGGGTCGGGCAGTTGCCGCAGGCGTTGGCCACCGTGAAGAACAGGAGGTTGAGAGCCAAGAAGAGGACGGCCTTGGATGCCATGGCTCTCAGGCGGGCCTTACTTAGGTGGCAAGCCCCTGCACTATGCTTGTGCTAGCTAGCCGTGAGATGGGATGGTTTAGGGAGCCGAGTATGGGTATTTATAGGAGAAACATGTGAGACCTTATGTAGCTCCTCTTTTTCTGTATATGTAGCTACCACACATTGCCCTTATAACATTATTAAGGTAAAAATCGTATATCATAATGTCACTTTTTTCTTCTTCTAAAGCTGCTAATGCCTCGTTTGTTGTGGCTCTCGTAGTCTCGTTGTGCTCCGGCCAGAGCCCTTCCCCCGAAGCTAGCTAGGTTTTGCTACATCTCACAGCCTC harbors:
- the LOC541620 gene encoding GR1a protein precursor, with product MASKAVLFLALNLLFFTVANACGNCPTPTPPVEPPPPPPAATPPPSSSGKCPLNALKFGVCADVLGLVKGEAGKVPAEPCCTLIKGLADFEAAVCLCTAIKANVLGVVIDVPIKLSALVNYCGKCVPKGYLCA